Proteins from a genomic interval of Caulobacter rhizosphaerae:
- the ssb gene encoding single-stranded DNA-binding protein yields the protein MAGSVNKVILVGNLGADPEIRTLSSGDRVANLRLATSETWRDRTSGERKEKTEWHRVVIFNDNLVKVAESYLRKGSTVYIEGAIQTRKWADASGVEKYSTEIVLQKFRGELTMLGGRGDNAGASSGGGYDEGYAGGGGGGGNFGGGAPRSQPSGPRESFSADLDDEIPF from the coding sequence ATGGCGGGCAGCGTCAACAAGGTCATTCTGGTCGGCAACCTCGGCGCCGATCCCGAGATCCGCACCCTCAGCTCGGGCGACCGCGTCGCCAACCTGCGCCTGGCCACGTCGGAAACCTGGCGCGACCGCACCTCGGGCGAGCGCAAGGAAAAGACCGAGTGGCACCGCGTGGTGATCTTCAACGACAACCTGGTGAAGGTGGCCGAAAGTTATCTGCGCAAGGGCTCGACCGTCTATATCGAGGGCGCCATCCAGACCCGCAAATGGGCCGACGCCTCGGGTGTCGAGAAGTATTCGACCGAGATCGTGCTGCAGAAGTTCCGCGGCGAACTGACCATGTTGGGCGGCCGCGGCGACAACGCCGGCGCTTCGTCGGGCGGCGGCTATGACGAAGGCTACGCCGGCGGCGGTGGCGGCGGCGGCAACTTCGGCGGCGGCGCGCCGCGCAGCCAGCCCAGCGGCCCGCGCGAGAGCTTCTCAGCCGACCTGGACGACGAAATTCCGTTCTAA
- a CDS encoding FABP family protein translates to MIKFPDDIFSEPEDVDPDTLANLGPLRRLAGVWEGRKGVDLNPKAEGPERRDYLERIEMQPIDPQANGPQLFYGLRYHVHIVASDEETTFHDQVGYWLWEPATGLIMQTLALPRGQVALAKGRTTPNGSGLVVRAERGGPGYGICSTDFLEWAFRTDSYELDVRFGADGGWSYVSTTMLQVRGRSAPFRHVDGNSLHKVAEPRPNPLARITTGDATLVEAHGFISLGGDLERPA, encoded by the coding sequence ATGATCAAATTTCCCGACGACATCTTCTCCGAACCCGAGGACGTGGATCCCGACACGCTGGCCAACCTGGGCCCTCTGCGACGGCTGGCCGGCGTGTGGGAGGGCCGCAAGGGCGTTGACCTGAATCCCAAGGCCGAGGGGCCTGAGCGGCGCGACTACCTCGAACGCATCGAGATGCAGCCGATCGATCCCCAGGCGAACGGGCCGCAGCTCTTCTACGGCCTGCGCTACCATGTCCACATCGTCGCCTCGGACGAGGAGACGACCTTCCATGACCAGGTCGGCTATTGGCTTTGGGAGCCGGCCACCGGACTCATCATGCAGACCCTGGCCCTGCCGCGTGGGCAGGTGGCGCTTGCCAAGGGGCGGACAACGCCGAACGGCTCAGGCCTCGTCGTCAGGGCCGAGCGGGGCGGGCCTGGCTATGGGATCTGCTCGACCGACTTCCTGGAATGGGCTTTTCGGACGGACTCCTACGAACTCGATGTGCGGTTCGGCGCCGATGGCGGATGGTCGTACGTCTCCACGACCATGCTCCAGGTCCGGGGGCGAAGCGCGCCCTTTCGCCACGTCGACGGCAACAGCTTGCATAAGGTCGCCGAGCCTCGGCCCAATCCCCTGGCGCGGATCACGACGGGCGACGCGACCCTCGTGGAGGCGCACGGCTTCATTTCGCTAGGCGGCGACCTCGAACGCCCTGCCTAG
- a CDS encoding cadherin domain-containing protein: MYVKTLDSGDNTYLGDEGSPDFVDLIFGGDGDDYIAGGVDDDTLYGQNGDDTLHGGFNNDFLSGGAGADWLYGDTGDDTVFGGTGADRLFGGRGTDYLSGEDGDDTFYVDSADGVFFDTYNGGAGFDTIMASSTIYAEAIYGVEKIDIGGLTSTELQFSAADTTVDLTGVNTTALVIIRTGAGADHLIDNDSSHVLFGDDGADVLIARGGDDLLLGGAGDDDLDGGDGEDTFYFLGTSGGFDRISGGAGVEDTITVGDGAGGMAGDGTVIGLSSVGGIEVISAGGFLNVVIAGDATDNVFDLSTTLLVGIGSINGGDGSDWIVGSMSSSDVINGDAGNDFLAGGDGDDLLDGGTGDDTAFFLGNETDYSVVTVGGVTTVTDLRDPALTLEFDGQDTLTNVEFLLFADALVTIGAPSNVAPSDPVDVNAAANAISEDTVNGAVVGGLTLSSTDTAGDSRVYQLVDDAGGRFAINAATGVVSVANAALIDYETATSHDIQVRVFDGLAYSATVTFTINVTDFLENVTYTGTSGADTKAADTNARWTMSGLAGADVLTGAGKDDVLIGGAGDDTLNGGAGADLFLFDGTGEGFDAIVGGADADTIRAESDGTVIGLRSLSGVETISAGGHANVSIAGSAGADTLDLSAVVLDGITAPIDLGAGADTFTGTADADLVIGGTGADTLNGGAGADIFLVNTFTVEADTYNGGGGVDQILATADNVVIGLKSSGLSGIELISSGGFANVVVAGGATGDILNFTGVALDGVAEIQGGAGADTITGSSGVDVIDGGNDGDTIHGGAGDDIIIGGRVSGNSGNDLLYGDDGDDTFLFFVNPQVDSYYGGNGWDKIQAGQAGVQLNIGLGPSVSATLQVEEISAGGFTGVSIALQDRYTGSSWLGQTLDFSAVKLTGIAYLAGTLGADNIITGADDDTVVGGDSADVIQTGAGADYLRGDAGNDTLRGGLGNDTLIGGVGDDSSFGDDGDDVFSFTGTGLGYDAVTGGAGDDVITALANGTVIGLRSFSEIETITAGGFTGVSILGSTGADLLDFSTVSVVGISTFNAGAGADILIGTAAADTILGGDGDDILAGGDGDDVFQFTGTTNGADAINGGNGVDTVTALAANTIIGLSSFSSVELITSGGFAGVTIAGSANGDVLDFSTTTLSGIGKIDGGAGNDTITGTAAADILLGSGGDDTLVGGQGNDSFQFTGAANGADIIDGGDGTDTLVALAASTVIGLASFTNIEAISSGGFAGVSIAGSVNADNLDFSAVTLTGVTKIDGGAGNDTITGTAAADVILGSGGDDVLNGGDGADSFQYTGAANGFDTIVGGNGTDTLKALAASTVIGLTSFSGFEAIDATGFAGVSVVLGGGDDLIDLTVVTATNLAAISGGAGADTFVGSSANDTFNGDDGDDAFFASAGADAYAGGLGNDSLKATANNQVISLRSIAGVEIITANGFTGVTLAGTTAADTLDLSSTTLVGIGKIDGGAGNDVIIGTAGADVLDGGANDDTLNGGDGDDVITYGPSGGIDAVNGGNGADVLQATAANLTITVSSLTNVETVTANGFANVILGGGANADLIDLSSTVLVGIGRIDGAAGNDTILGSAAADIIIGGLGDDTLAGGDGDDVFQFTGTTNGADAINGGNGVDTVTALAANTIIGLSSFSSVELITSGGFAGVTIAGSANGDVLDFSTTTLSGIGKIDGGAGNDTITGTAAADILLGSGGDDTLVGGQGNDSFQFTGAANGADIIDGGDGTDTLVALAASTVIGLASFTNIEAISSGGFAGVSIAGSVNADNLDFSAVTLTGVTKIDGGAGNDTITGTAAADVILGSGGDDVLNGGDGADSFQYTGAANGFDTIVGGNGTDTLKALAASTVIGLTSFSGFEAIDATGFAGVSVVLGGGDDLIDLTVVTATNLAAISGGAGADTFVGSSANDTFNGDDGDDAFFASAGADAYAGGLGNDSLKATANNQVISLRSIAGVEIITANGFTGVTLAGTTAAETFNFAGLTLSGIDSIDGGAGNDVITGTAGAEVIIGGVGDDTLAGGDGDDVFRFGGAGLGTDTINGGLGYDSLVATANGTVIGVGVLSGIEAISAGGFTGVSLAGSTVADLWDFSGVALSGIGLIDGGAGNDNITGTADADLLQGSAGDDILNGGAGDDTFFYTAAANGLDTVSGGLGYDTLKATAAGAVIGLALFSGLESITANGFAGVSITGTSVADTLDFSGTTLTGITKIDGGTGNDTITGSAGDDVIYGGFGLDTIYAGGGNDTIGVVAIEAGQNADFLVDGGAGFDTVVAVQTGGIYMLGFTGIEAFSNNGFANVYICGWTNGAENFDFSNATLTGISYITGQGGNDTIIGSAGADKIMLSLGQDVLTGGGGADIFFMETATDSTVGAAHDVITDFLVGTDHVDLTTLDARTNVSGNQAFTFIGNAAFSNLSGELRADYSDPLHTMVYGDVNGDGVADFAIELAGSASLSSGDFFL; encoded by the coding sequence ATGTACGTCAAGACTCTGGATTCGGGCGATAATACGTATCTTGGCGATGAGGGTTCGCCGGATTTTGTTGACCTCATCTTTGGCGGCGACGGCGATGACTACATCGCGGGCGGAGTCGACGACGACACGCTGTATGGGCAGAACGGCGATGACACCCTGCACGGCGGCTTCAACAATGACTTCCTTTCGGGGGGCGCGGGCGCCGACTGGCTCTACGGCGACACGGGCGACGACACCGTCTTCGGCGGAACCGGCGCCGACCGGCTGTTCGGCGGTCGCGGCACGGATTATCTGAGCGGCGAGGACGGCGACGACACCTTCTATGTCGACAGCGCCGATGGGGTGTTTTTCGACACCTACAACGGGGGAGCCGGCTTCGACACGATCATGGCGTCGTCTACGATCTACGCCGAGGCGATCTACGGCGTCGAGAAGATCGACATCGGTGGCCTAACCTCTACCGAACTTCAGTTCAGCGCCGCCGATACGACGGTGGATCTGACCGGAGTGAATACGACCGCCCTCGTCATCATCCGCACCGGCGCGGGCGCCGACCACCTGATCGACAACGACTCCAGCCATGTGTTGTTCGGCGACGACGGCGCTGACGTGCTGATCGCGCGCGGCGGCGACGACCTCCTGCTGGGCGGCGCTGGCGATGACGACCTGGACGGCGGCGACGGCGAGGACACGTTCTACTTCCTCGGCACGAGCGGCGGGTTTGATCGCATCTCGGGCGGCGCTGGTGTTGAGGACACCATAACGGTCGGCGACGGTGCGGGCGGCATGGCCGGCGACGGCACGGTCATCGGCCTGTCGTCCGTGGGCGGCATCGAGGTGATCAGCGCCGGCGGCTTCCTCAACGTGGTGATCGCGGGCGATGCGACGGACAACGTCTTCGACTTGTCGACCACCTTGCTGGTCGGGATCGGCTCGATCAATGGGGGCGACGGATCGGACTGGATCGTCGGCAGTATGTCCTCCAGCGATGTCATCAACGGCGACGCCGGCAACGACTTCCTGGCCGGGGGCGACGGCGACGACCTGCTGGACGGCGGGACAGGCGACGATACGGCCTTCTTCCTGGGCAACGAGACCGACTACAGCGTGGTCACTGTGGGCGGAGTGACCACGGTCACCGATCTGCGCGACCCCGCGCTGACCCTGGAGTTCGATGGCCAGGACACCCTGACGAACGTCGAGTTCCTGCTGTTCGCCGACGCGCTGGTGACGATTGGCGCGCCGTCGAACGTGGCGCCAAGCGATCCGGTCGACGTCAACGCGGCGGCCAACGCCATCTCCGAGGACACCGTCAACGGCGCCGTGGTCGGCGGCCTGACCCTATCCTCGACCGACACGGCCGGCGACAGCCGCGTCTATCAACTGGTCGACGACGCGGGCGGGCGGTTCGCCATCAACGCCGCGACCGGCGTGGTCAGTGTCGCCAACGCCGCCCTGATCGACTACGAGACGGCCACGTCCCACGATATTCAGGTGCGGGTGTTCGACGGCCTGGCCTATTCGGCGACCGTCACCTTCACGATCAACGTCACCGACTTCCTCGAGAACGTCACCTATACCGGCACCAGCGGCGCCGACACCAAGGCGGCCGACACCAACGCCCGCTGGACGATGTCGGGCCTTGCGGGCGCCGACGTCTTGACGGGCGCGGGCAAGGACGACGTGCTGATCGGCGGCGCGGGCGACGACACCCTGAACGGCGGGGCGGGCGCGGACCTTTTCCTGTTCGACGGGACGGGCGAGGGCTTTGACGCGATCGTCGGCGGTGCGGACGCCGACACCATCCGCGCGGAGTCCGACGGCACGGTAATCGGCCTGCGCTCACTGTCCGGCGTCGAGACCATCTCGGCCGGCGGACACGCCAACGTCTCGATCGCCGGCTCGGCGGGCGCCGACACGTTGGACCTTTCGGCCGTAGTCCTGGACGGCATCACCGCGCCGATCGACCTGGGGGCGGGCGCCGACACCTTCACCGGCACGGCGGACGCGGACCTGGTCATCGGTGGGACGGGGGCCGACACCCTGAACGGCGGGGCTGGGGCCGACATCTTCCTGGTCAACACCTTCACGGTCGAGGCCGACACCTATAACGGCGGCGGCGGCGTCGACCAAATCCTGGCCACCGCCGACAACGTGGTCATCGGCCTCAAGAGCAGCGGGCTCTCCGGGATCGAACTGATCTCTAGCGGCGGCTTCGCCAATGTGGTGGTCGCCGGCGGCGCGACGGGCGACATCCTGAACTTCACCGGCGTGGCGCTGGACGGCGTTGCAGAGATCCAGGGCGGCGCAGGCGCCGACACCATCACCGGCTCGTCGGGCGTCGATGTCATCGACGGCGGTAATGACGGCGACACCATCCATGGCGGGGCGGGCGACGACATCATCATCGGCGGCCGGGTCTCGGGCAACAGCGGCAACGACCTGCTGTATGGCGACGACGGCGACGACACCTTCCTGTTCTTCGTCAATCCGCAGGTGGATTCCTATTATGGCGGCAATGGCTGGGACAAGATCCAGGCCGGCCAGGCGGGCGTGCAACTCAACATCGGCTTGGGTCCCAGCGTCAGCGCGACCCTGCAGGTGGAGGAGATCTCGGCGGGCGGCTTCACGGGCGTCTCGATCGCTTTGCAGGACCGCTACACCGGCAGTTCATGGCTGGGTCAGACACTGGACTTCTCGGCGGTCAAGCTGACCGGCATCGCCTATCTGGCCGGCACCCTGGGCGCGGACAACATCATCACCGGGGCCGACGACGACACCGTCGTGGGCGGCGACAGCGCGGACGTGATCCAGACCGGCGCTGGTGCTGACTATCTGCGCGGCGACGCGGGCAATGACACCCTGCGCGGCGGCCTGGGCAATGACACCTTGATCGGTGGCGTGGGCGACGACTCCAGCTTCGGCGACGACGGCGACGACGTCTTCAGTTTCACGGGCACGGGTCTGGGCTACGACGCGGTCACCGGCGGGGCCGGCGATGACGTGATCACCGCCCTGGCCAACGGCACGGTGATCGGCCTGCGCAGCTTCAGCGAGATCGAGACCATCACCGCCGGCGGCTTCACCGGCGTATCGATCCTGGGCTCGACCGGGGCTGACTTGCTCGACTTCTCCACGGTTTCGGTGGTCGGCATCTCGACCTTCAACGCCGGCGCGGGGGCCGACATCCTGATCGGCACGGCGGCGGCCGACACCATCCTGGGCGGCGACGGCGACGACATCCTGGCTGGCGGGGACGGCGACGACGTGTTCCAGTTCACCGGAACCACCAACGGCGCCGACGCCATCAACGGCGGCAACGGCGTCGACACGGTCACGGCCCTGGCGGCCAACACCATCATCGGCCTGTCCAGCTTCAGCAGTGTCGAGCTGATCACCAGCGGCGGTTTCGCCGGCGTGACCATCGCCGGCTCGGCCAACGGCGACGTGCTGGACTTCTCGACCACGACCCTGAGCGGGATCGGCAAGATCGACGGCGGCGCGGGCAACGACACCATCACCGGCACGGCTGCGGCCGACATCCTGCTCGGCTCGGGCGGCGACGACACGCTGGTCGGCGGGCAGGGGAACGACAGCTTCCAGTTCACCGGCGCGGCCAACGGGGCCGACATCATCGATGGCGGCGATGGGACCGACACCCTCGTCGCCCTGGCGGCCAGCACGGTGATCGGCCTGGCCAGCTTCACCAACATCGAGGCGATCTCCTCGGGCGGCTTCGCCGGCGTGTCGATCGCCGGCTCGGTCAACGCTGACAATCTGGACTTCTCGGCGGTGACCCTGACCGGCGTCACCAAGATCGACGGCGGGGCGGGCAACGACACCATTACCGGCACGGCGGCGGCCGACGTCATCCTCGGTTCGGGCGGCGACGACGTGCTGAACGGCGGCGACGGCGCCGACAGCTTCCAGTACACCGGCGCGGCCAACGGCTTCGACACGATCGTCGGCGGCAATGGAACCGACACCCTCAAGGCCCTGGCGGCCAGCACTGTGATCGGCCTGACCAGCTTCTCCGGCTTCGAGGCCATCGACGCCACCGGCTTCGCCGGCGTCTCGGTGGTGCTGGGCGGCGGCGACGACCTGATCGACCTGACGGTGGTGACCGCCACCAACCTCGCCGCGATCAGCGGCGGGGCGGGGGCGGACACCTTCGTCGGCTCGTCGGCCAACGACACCTTCAACGGCGACGACGGCGACGACGCCTTCTTCGCCAGCGCCGGAGCCGACGCCTATGCCGGCGGCCTGGGCAATGACAGCCTCAAGGCCACGGCCAACAACCAGGTCATCAGCCTGCGCTCGATCGCCGGCGTCGAGATCATCACCGCCAACGGCTTCACCGGCGTCACCCTCGCCGGAACCACCGCGGCGGATACGCTGGACCTGTCGTCCACCACCCTGGTCGGGATCGGCAAGATCGACGGCGGGGCGGGCAATGACGTGATCATCGGCACGGCCGGCGCCGACGTGCTCGACGGCGGCGCGAACGACGATACGCTAAACGGCGGCGACGGCGACGACGTCATCACCTACGGCCCTTCCGGCGGCATCGACGCGGTCAACGGCGGCAACGGCGCCGACGTGCTGCAGGCGACGGCCGCCAACCTGACGATCACGGTCTCCAGCCTGACCAATGTCGAGACGGTCACCGCCAACGGCTTCGCCAATGTGATCCTGGGCGGCGGCGCCAACGCCGACCTGATCGACCTGTCCTCGACGGTCCTGGTCGGCATAGGCCGGATCGACGGCGCGGCCGGCAATGACACGATCCTCGGCTCGGCCGCCGCCGACATCATCATCGGCGGACTGGGCGACGACACCCTGGCTGGCGGGGACGGCGACGACGTGTTCCAGTTCACCGGAACCACCAACGGCGCCGACGCCATCAACGGCGGCAACGGCGTCGACACGGTCACGGCCCTGGCGGCCAACACCATCATCGGCCTGTCCAGCTTCAGCAGTGTCGAGCTGATCACCAGCGGCGGTTTCGCCGGCGTGACCATCGCCGGCTCGGCCAACGGCGACGTGCTGGACTTCTCGACCACGACCCTGAGCGGGATCGGCAAGATCGACGGCGGCGCGGGCAACGACACCATCACCGGCACGGCTGCGGCCGACATCCTGCTCGGCTCGGGCGGCGACGACACGCTGGTCGGCGGGCAGGGGAACGACAGCTTCCAGTTCACCGGCGCGGCCAACGGGGCCGACATCATCGATGGCGGCGATGGGACCGACACCCTCGTCGCCCTGGCGGCCAGCACGGTGATCGGCCTGGCCAGCTTCACCAACATCGAGGCGATCTCCTCGGGCGGCTTCGCCGGCGTGTCGATCGCCGGCTCGGTCAACGCTGACAATCTGGACTTCTCGGCGGTGACCCTGACCGGCGTCACCAAGATCGACGGCGGGGCGGGCAACGACACCATTACCGGCACGGCGGCGGCCGACGTCATCCTCGGTTCGGGCGGCGACGACGTGCTGAACGGCGGCGACGGCGCCGACAGCTTCCAGTACACCGGCGCGGCCAACGGCTTCGACACGATCGTCGGCGGCAATGGAACCGACACCCTCAAGGCCCTGGCGGCCAGCACTGTGATCGGCCTGACCAGCTTCTCCGGCTTCGAGGCCATCGACGCCACCGGCTTCGCCGGCGTCTCGGTGGTGCTGGGCGGCGGCGACGACCTGATCGACCTGACGGTGGTGACCGCCACCAACCTCGCCGCGATCAGCGGCGGGGCGGGGGCGGACACCTTCGTCGGCTCGTCGGCCAACGACACCTTCAACGGCGACGACGGCGACGACGCCTTCTTCGCCAGCGCCGGAGCCGACGCCTATGCCGGCGGCCTGGGCAATGACAGCCTCAAGGCCACGGCCAACAACCAGGTCATCAGCCTGCGCTCGATCGCCGGCGTCGAGATCATCACCGCCAACGGCTTCACCGGCGTCACCCTCGCCGGAACCACCGCGGCGGAGACCTTCAACTTCGCCGGCCTCACCTTGAGCGGCATCGACAGCATCGACGGCGGGGCGGGCAATGACGTGATCACCGGCACGGCCGGCGCGGAGGTCATCATCGGCGGCGTCGGCGATGACACCCTGGCGGGCGGCGACGGCGATGACGTCTTCCGTTTCGGCGGCGCGGGCCTGGGCACCGATACGATCAACGGCGGGTTGGGCTATGACAGCCTCGTGGCGACGGCCAATGGCACGGTGATCGGCGTCGGGGTCCTGAGCGGGATCGAGGCGATCTCGGCCGGTGGTTTCACCGGCGTCAGCCTGGCAGGTTCGACGGTCGCTGATCTGTGGGACTTCTCGGGCGTCGCCTTGAGCGGGATCGGCCTCATTGATGGCGGAGCGGGCAACGACAACATCACGGGCACCGCCGATGCGGACCTTCTGCAGGGTTCGGCCGGCGATGACATCCTGAACGGCGGAGCGGGCGACGATACGTTCTTCTACACCGCCGCGGCGAATGGCCTGGACACCGTGTCGGGCGGCCTGGGTTACGACACGCTGAAGGCGACGGCGGCGGGGGCGGTGATCGGCTTGGCCTTGTTCTCCGGCCTGGAGTCGATCACCGCCAACGGTTTCGCCGGGGTCAGCATCACCGGAACCAGCGTGGCCGACACCCTGGACTTTTCGGGGACTACCCTGACCGGCATCACCAAGATCGATGGCGGGACCGGCAACGACACCATCACCGGTTCGGCCGGGGATGACGTCATCTATGGCGGCTTCGGACTGGACACCATCTACGCCGGCGGCGGCAACGACACGATCGGCGTGGTCGCCATCGAGGCCGGGCAGAACGCGGACTTCCTGGTCGACGGCGGCGCGGGCTTCGACACCGTCGTCGCCGTGCAGACGGGCGGCATCTACATGCTGGGTTTCACCGGGATCGAGGCGTTCTCGAACAACGGTTTCGCCAACGTCTACATCTGCGGCTGGACCAACGGGGCCGAAAACTTCGACTTCTCGAACGCGACCCTGACCGGCATCAGCTACATCACCGGCCAGGGCGGCAACGACACGATCATCGGCTCGGCCGGCGCCGACAAGATCATGCTCAGCCTGGGCCAGGACGTCCTGACCGGCGGCGGCGGGGCCGATATCTTCTTCATGGAGACGGCCACCGACAGCACGGTGGGCGCCGCTCACGACGTGATCACCGACTTCCTTGTCGGAACCGATCATGTCGACCTGACGACACTGGACGCCAGGACCAATGTCTCGGGCAACCAGGCCTTCACCTTCATTGGCAACGCGGCGTTCTCGAACCTCTCGGGCGAGCTCCGCGCGGACTATTCCGATCCGCTTCATACGATGGTCTACGGTGACGTCAACGGAGACGGCGTCGCCGATTTCGCGATCGAACTGGCGGGTTCCGCCTCGCTGTCGAGCGGCGACTTTTTCCTCTAG